From Micromonospora echinospora, one genomic window encodes:
- a CDS encoding sigma-70 family RNA polymerase sigma factor, with amino-acid sequence MRDAEDFDTFYATTSRRVLAHVAMMVSSRAEAEDSVAEAYLRAWNRWDKISKYENPEAWVRQVAYRHAVSAWRKAVNRLSAHRRDTTPGQHVEALSPDHVAIVAALRQLSANQRRVIVLHHIAGLSVAEIHHETGVPAGTVTTWLARGRRTMAAYLTDSETYETGRGRRDV; translated from the coding sequence ATGCGCGACGCCGAGGACTTCGACACCTTCTACGCAACGACCTCGCGTCGCGTGCTCGCGCACGTCGCCATGATGGTGAGCAGCCGGGCCGAGGCCGAGGACTCGGTGGCTGAGGCGTACCTGAGGGCCTGGAACCGATGGGACAAAATCAGCAAGTACGAGAACCCCGAGGCCTGGGTCCGACAGGTCGCCTACCGCCACGCGGTGAGCGCCTGGCGCAAGGCCGTCAACCGGCTCTCCGCCCACCGCCGCGACACTACCCCCGGACAGCACGTCGAAGCGCTGAGCCCGGACCACGTCGCGATCGTCGCGGCGCTGCGCCAGCTCTCCGCCAACCAGCGCCGCGTGATAGTCCTGCACCACATCGCCGGTCTGAGCGTCGCAGAGATCCACCACGAGACCGGCGTCCCGGCCGGCACCGTTACAACCTGGCTGGCCCGGGGACGCCGGACCATGGCCGCCTACCTCACCGACAGTGAAACCTACGAGACGGGCCGGGGGCGCCGTGATGTCTGA
- a CDS encoding tetratricopeptide repeat protein, with amino-acid sequence MHELLRVYAADLARTEEPEAAQTEALSRLLDYYLATAAAAMDVLYPAERHHRPRIAAPAGTPLPVFAEPALARAWLDAERPTLVAISGYAADHGRPAHTVRLAATLYRYLESGHHSDALTIHARALHAARAADDLSGRAHALTNLGAVHRLLGGYECATGHLRQALALHELTDDSYGTARTLSNLGIVDDRLGRHESAAQQQRQALVLFRAIGDRYGEAGALTNLGSVEESLGRHESAAEYHRQAYTLFGALGDAVGEAIALANLGDVEIRLAWYGRAVEHLGQALALFRAAGHRYGEASVLNALGEVMQAVGRPGDALARYTAALRIAAETGDRDEHLRAQHGIDLISTTGAEIPDGRPPGPEDRPGPSGVPVVRRVVG; translated from the coding sequence ATGCACGAACTGCTGCGCGTCTACGCCGCCGACCTGGCCCGGACCGAGGAGCCCGAGGCGGCTCAGACCGAGGCGCTGTCCCGGCTGCTCGACTACTATCTGGCCACCGCCGCCGCCGCGATGGACGTGCTGTATCCCGCCGAGCGGCACCACCGCCCCCGGATCGCGGCCCCTGCCGGAACGCCGCTGCCGGTGTTCGCCGAACCGGCCCTGGCCCGCGCGTGGCTGGACGCCGAGCGTCCCACCCTCGTTGCGATCAGCGGCTACGCGGCCGACCACGGCCGGCCGGCGCACACCGTGCGGCTGGCCGCGACCCTGTACCGCTATCTCGAAAGCGGACACCACTCGGACGCGCTGACCATCCATGCCCGCGCGCTGCACGCCGCCCGCGCTGCCGACGACCTGTCCGGGCGGGCCCACGCGCTGACGAACCTGGGGGCGGTGCACCGGTTGCTCGGTGGGTACGAGTGCGCCACCGGCCACCTGCGTCAGGCCCTCGCGCTGCACGAGCTGACCGACGACTCGTACGGCACCGCGCGTACGCTGTCCAACCTCGGCATCGTTGATGACCGGTTGGGGCGCCACGAGTCGGCCGCACAGCAGCAGCGGCAGGCGCTCGTGCTGTTCCGGGCCATCGGCGACCGGTACGGCGAGGCCGGCGCGCTGACCAATCTGGGCAGCGTGGAGGAGAGCCTGGGCCGGCACGAGTCGGCTGCGGAGTACCACCGGCAGGCGTACACCCTCTTCGGCGCGCTCGGCGACGCGGTGGGGGAGGCGATCGCGCTGGCCAATCTGGGCGATGTCGAGATCCGACTGGCCTGGTACGGGCGGGCGGTTGAGCATCTCGGGCAGGCGTTGGCGCTGTTCCGGGCCGCCGGGCACCGGTACGGCGAGGCCAGCGTCCTCAACGCCCTCGGTGAGGTCATGCAGGCCGTCGGCCGACCGGGCGACGCGCTCGCCCGGTACACCGCCGCGCTGCGGATCGCGGCGGAGACCGGTGACCGGGACGAGCACCTGCGAGCCCAGCACGGCATTGACCTGATCAGCACGACCGGGGCGGAGATCCCCGACGGTCGGCCGCCGGGGCCAGAGGACCGCCCTGGTCCGTCCGGCGTCCCCGTCGTCCGGCGCGTTGTCGGATAA
- a CDS encoding helix-turn-helix domain-containing protein — protein MWSAGSWPLAQRFKELIGVTPKRLARTYRFAATVFAINPAGPIDWGDLAGDAGYFDQAHFGHEFRAFTGLTPTRYVEVRRRFLREHPGHVLDGWPLPAD, from the coding sequence GTGTGGTCGGCTGGGTCCTGGCCTCTGGCACAGCGGTTCAAGGAGCTCATCGGAGTCACGCCGAAGCGGCTGGCCCGCACCTACCGCTTCGCCGCCACCGTGTTCGCGATCAACCCCGCCGGGCCGATCGACTGGGGCGACCTCGCCGGTGACGCAGGCTACTTCGACCAGGCCCACTTCGGTCACGAGTTCCGGGCGTTCACCGGGCTCACGCCGACCCGGTATGTCGAAGTCCGGCGGCGGTTCCTGCGCGAACATCCCGGCCACGTGCTGGACGGCTGGCCGCTGCCGGCCGATTGA
- a CDS encoding IS5 family transposase encodes MGDRKPYPSDVTDAQWALIGPFLRAWKAKRVSVSGHQGDYDLREIVNAILYQNRTGCQWAYLPHDLPPKSATYYYFALWRDDGTDQAIHDLLRCQAREKAGRTEDPTAVVLDSQSVRAANHVPAATTGKDAGKKVSGRKRALAVDTLGLVIAVVVTAASVTDNAIGIRLLDTVVERAPTVTRAWVDAGFKQDLALHGAVLGIDVEVVKRSDTRPGFVPVRKRWIVEQTYGTLMLHRRLVREYESRPESAVSRTLWASMVTIVRRLTGTSTPSWRHR; translated from the coding sequence ATGGGTGATCGGAAGCCGTACCCCAGCGATGTCACCGACGCGCAGTGGGCGTTGATCGGGCCGTTCCTGCGGGCGTGGAAGGCCAAGCGGGTCTCGGTGTCGGGGCATCAGGGTGACTACGACCTGCGGGAGATCGTGAACGCGATCCTCTACCAGAACCGGACCGGCTGTCAGTGGGCGTACCTGCCGCACGACCTGCCGCCGAAGTCCGCGACCTACTACTACTTCGCCCTGTGGCGGGACGACGGCACCGACCAGGCGATCCATGATCTGCTGCGCTGCCAGGCCAGGGAGAAGGCCGGCCGGACCGAGGATCCGACCGCGGTCGTGTTGGACAGCCAGTCGGTCCGGGCGGCGAACCATGTCCCGGCCGCCACGACCGGCAAGGACGCCGGCAAGAAGGTGTCCGGCCGCAAGCGCGCCCTGGCCGTGGACACCCTCGGTCTGGTCATCGCGGTCGTGGTGACCGCCGCCTCGGTCACCGACAACGCCATCGGCATCCGACTGCTCGACACAGTCGTCGAGCGCGCCCCGACGGTCACCCGGGCGTGGGTCGACGCCGGGTTCAAGCAGGACCTCGCGCTGCACGGCGCCGTCCTCGGGATCGACGTCGAGGTCGTCAAACGATCCGACACCCGACCCGGGTTCGTGCCAGTACGCAAGCGGTGGATCGTCGAGCAGACCTACGGCACGTTGATGCTGCACCGCCGGCTCGTGCGCGAGTACGAGAGCCGCCCAGAATCGGCCGTGTCACGAACGTTGTGGGCGTCGATGGTCACCATCGTGCGCCGGCTGACCGGCACCAGCACACCGTCCTGGCGACACCGGTGA
- a CDS encoding dihydrofolate reductase family protein produces MGKVVMYSSVSVDGFVADESDQPGPLFDWLSNGDVPLDESGELKVSQTSYDYTRPYWNQIGVTIVGRHVFDMTDGWDGKPPGGIDHVVVVTHRPEPEGWNPEAPFHFVDGVEAAVAKAQELAGDRMVEVAAGDVGGQVLAAGLVDEVRMDVVPVVFGSGKRYFGSVHAQHLLEDPDVVIHGNRVLHLRYRVRR; encoded by the coding sequence GTGGGCAAGGTGGTCATGTACAGCTCGGTGTCGGTGGACGGCTTCGTCGCGGACGAGAGTGACCAGCCCGGACCGCTGTTCGACTGGTTGTCCAACGGTGACGTCCCGTTGGACGAGAGCGGCGAGCTGAAGGTGTCGCAGACGTCCTACGACTACACCCGGCCGTACTGGAACCAGATCGGAGTCACGATCGTCGGTCGCCACGTCTTCGACATGACGGACGGCTGGGACGGGAAGCCGCCGGGCGGAATCGACCACGTGGTCGTCGTGACGCACCGGCCGGAGCCCGAGGGCTGGAACCCCGAGGCACCGTTCCACTTCGTCGACGGCGTCGAGGCAGCCGTGGCCAAAGCGCAGGAGCTTGCGGGTGACCGCATGGTCGAGGTCGCCGCTGGCGACGTCGGTGGCCAGGTGCTTGCCGCGGGCCTGGTCGACGAGGTGCGCATGGACGTCGTACCCGTGGTGTTCGGGTCCGGCAAGCGCTACTTCGGGTCGGTCCACGCGCAGCACCTGCTGGAGGATCCTGACGTGGTGATTCACGGCAACCGGGTGCTTCACCTGCGCTATCGAGTGCGCCGTTGA
- a CDS encoding VOC family protein — translation MIDTTGARFMPHVRRFDHVGITVADLDAVTAFFVALGLKVEGRAFVEGEFLETVCGIPDSRTEIVMLKSPGDGARLELARFVRPESVPGSPAAMANELGLRNVSFEVNDLQAAVDWAASEGYGLVGGIGEYEGGWRMAYVRGPEGIIVSLAERIG, via the coding sequence ATGATCGATACGACGGGAGCACGATTCATGCCGCATGTACGACGCTTCGACCACGTCGGCATCACGGTCGCAGATCTCGATGCCGTGACCGCCTTCTTCGTGGCGCTCGGCTTAAAGGTCGAGGGCAGAGCGTTCGTCGAGGGCGAGTTCCTGGAGACGGTCTGCGGCATTCCCGACTCCCGCACCGAGATCGTCATGCTGAAGTCGCCCGGAGATGGCGCCCGCCTGGAGCTCGCGAGATTCGTGCGACCGGAGTCCGTGCCGGGCTCGCCGGCCGCCATGGCAAACGAGCTGGGATTGCGTAACGTCTCCTTCGAGGTCAACGACTTGCAGGCCGCTGTCGATTGGGCAGCCAGCGAGGGCTACGGACTGGTCGGTGGCATCGGTGAGTACGAGGGTGGTTGGCGGATGGCTTACGTCCGGGGGCCGGAAGGGATCATCGTCTCGCTCGCCGAGCGCATCGGCTGA
- a CDS encoding IS701 family transposase — protein MDVREVERLGDVLVEFTGDVFGSLTRAGWCDRAGQYLQGLMLDGRRKSVQPMAGRLVGVHDQALNHFVTNSPWAVEPVRRRLARRMDAAIGPAAWALDDTGWLKCGSASPGVARQYTGTAGKVTNCQIGVSLNLVTDVASCPVDWRLFLPGSWDPASPEATDDVERRRARAQIPDDVGHREKWRLGLDMIDEVTGWGLTAPLIVADAGYGDSGEFRLGLTERGLSYVVQVATTISVYPQTAVRTAPPYRGVGQRPKQRYREPAVSVRDLIASVGPDAARTIAWRDGSRTRAGKPVKMRSRFVFLRVRPAGRVLRAAHRDRDLPEAWLIAEWPADRSEPTKYWLSNLPATTTKRTLIRWAKLRWRIEHDYRELKTGLGLDHYEGRTWQGWHHHVTLVSAAHAFCTLQRLDPKAPAPA, from the coding sequence GTGGATGTTCGTGAGGTGGAGCGTCTTGGCGACGTGTTGGTCGAGTTCACCGGGGACGTGTTCGGGTCGTTGACCCGGGCCGGGTGGTGCGACCGTGCGGGGCAGTATCTGCAAGGGCTGATGCTGGACGGGCGGCGTAAGTCGGTGCAGCCGATGGCGGGCCGGCTGGTGGGTGTGCACGATCAGGCGTTGAACCATTTCGTGACGAACAGTCCGTGGGCGGTGGAGCCGGTGCGCCGCCGTCTGGCCCGGCGGATGGACGCGGCGATCGGGCCGGCGGCGTGGGCTTTGGACGACACCGGGTGGCTCAAGTGCGGATCGGCGTCGCCGGGGGTGGCCCGGCAGTACACCGGCACGGCGGGGAAGGTCACCAACTGCCAGATCGGGGTGAGTCTGAACCTGGTCACCGATGTTGCGTCGTGTCCGGTGGACTGGCGGCTGTTCCTGCCCGGGTCGTGGGATCCCGCCTCACCCGAGGCCACCGACGATGTCGAGCGGCGACGCGCCCGAGCGCAGATCCCCGACGATGTCGGGCACCGGGAGAAGTGGCGCCTCGGGCTGGACATGATCGATGAGGTGACCGGGTGGGGTCTGACGGCGCCGTTGATCGTGGCCGACGCCGGGTACGGCGACAGCGGCGAGTTCCGCCTCGGTCTGACCGAGCGGGGCCTGTCCTATGTGGTGCAGGTGGCCACCACGATCAGTGTGTATCCGCAGACGGCGGTGCGGACCGCACCGCCGTACCGTGGGGTGGGACAGCGACCGAAACAGCGCTACCGGGAGCCGGCCGTCTCGGTCAGGGACCTGATCGCATCCGTCGGCCCCGACGCAGCCCGGACGATCGCCTGGCGGGACGGTTCCCGCACCCGTGCGGGCAAGCCGGTGAAGATGCGTTCCCGGTTCGTGTTCCTCCGCGTCCGTCCGGCCGGTCGGGTCCTGCGGGCCGCCCACCGCGACCGCGACCTGCCCGAGGCGTGGCTGATCGCCGAATGGCCGGCCGACCGCTCGGAACCCACCAAGTACTGGCTGTCGAACCTGCCGGCCACCACGACGAAACGCACCCTCATCCGGTGGGCGAAACTCCGGTGGCGCATCGAGCACGACTACCGCGAACTGAAGACCGGACTCGGCCTGGACCACTACGAGGGCCGCACCTGGCAAGGCTGGCACCACCACGTCACCCTCGTCTCCGCCGCTCACGCCTTCTGCACCCTGCAACGCCTCGACCCAAAAGCCCCCGCGCCGGCCTGA
- a CDS encoding IS630 family transposase: protein MGDGRGPKLAPLELTAEEREALRGLARRPKTAQALAVRARIVLACAEGLSNSEVSRRLSVSLPAVGKWRKRFVADRVDGLRDEPRPGAPRKIGDAQVEAVITKTLEELPLNQDSHWSTRSMATAVGLNQTAVSRIWRAFGLKPHQVQSWKLSTDPLFIDKVRDIVGLYLDPPEAAMVLAVDEKSQIQALDRTAPMLPMMPGVPGRVTHDYVRHGTTSLFAALDVATGKVIGQTQRKHRHQEFLRFLRTIDRATPPELELHLVLDNYATHKTPAIGQWLLKHPRFHLHFTPTYSSWLNLVERWFAELTNRKLRRSTHRNVAALEADVTAWIEAWNADPKPFVWTKTADDILETIAAYCQRINDSAH, encoded by the coding sequence ATGGGTGATGGCCGTGGTCCGAAGCTGGCGCCGCTGGAGTTGACCGCCGAGGAGCGGGAGGCGCTACGAGGGCTGGCTCGGCGGCCGAAGACGGCGCAGGCGTTGGCGGTGCGGGCGCGGATCGTCCTCGCCTGCGCGGAAGGCCTGTCCAACAGCGAGGTGTCTCGCCGGCTTAGTGTGTCGCTGCCGGCGGTCGGCAAGTGGCGTAAGCGGTTCGTGGCCGATCGGGTGGACGGGCTGCGCGACGAGCCGCGACCGGGCGCGCCACGGAAGATCGGCGACGCCCAGGTCGAGGCCGTGATCACGAAGACGCTCGAAGAGCTCCCGCTCAATCAGGACAGTCATTGGTCGACGCGGTCGATGGCCACGGCGGTGGGGCTGAACCAGACCGCGGTCTCGCGGATCTGGCGGGCGTTCGGCCTCAAACCGCACCAGGTCCAGAGTTGGAAGCTGTCGACCGACCCGCTGTTCATCGACAAGGTCCGCGACATCGTCGGGCTGTACCTGGACCCGCCGGAGGCCGCCATGGTCCTCGCCGTGGACGAGAAATCGCAGATCCAGGCCCTGGATCGGACCGCGCCGATGCTGCCGATGATGCCCGGTGTCCCCGGCCGGGTGACCCACGACTACGTCCGCCACGGCACCACCAGCCTGTTCGCCGCCCTCGACGTGGCTACCGGCAAGGTCATCGGCCAGACCCAACGCAAACACCGCCACCAGGAGTTCCTGCGTTTCCTGCGCACCATCGACCGGGCAACCCCGCCCGAGCTGGAGCTGCATCTGGTGCTGGACAACTACGCCACCCACAAGACGCCCGCCATCGGGCAGTGGCTACTCAAGCACCCCCGGTTCCACCTGCACTTCACCCCGACCTACTCGTCGTGGCTGAATCTGGTCGAGCGCTGGTTCGCCGAGCTAACCAACCGCAAACTCCGCCGATCGACCCACCGCAATGTCGCCGCACTGGAAGCCGACGTCACCGCCTGGATCGAGGCGTGGAACGCCGACCCGAAACCGTTCGTGTGGACCAAGACGGCGGACGACATCCTCGAAACGATCGCCGCATACTGCCAACGAATTAACGACTCAGCACACTAG
- a CDS encoding PQQ-binding-like beta-propeller repeat protein: MSPSHRPPRWSLAGAALSLLVGLAACTGPRAEPPERPAPRVEVTQESLRGSETGAERQGPEPAWSVTAGRLDQPLAQVGQLILVPDGRELRAVDRSTGQDRWRHPFPGSYQYAVAGSLIVVSASNGGPLEVLDAATGVTRWRAEDTQSVVVQQQVVYDRECVGTGRSAKCVVIARDVRDGRQLWKLPADRFARVTDEALGVRMPYAAPAGRYVAVRLNERTYTTVAATTGKAGAGRLPSRAWHGFVADGLLVTTDHDPPRGDRRCTVSIATVNAATGTRGWSGEVFSGRREDGECAKRLAHDRSGLTLIGAGTRLVAVTAAGRPQVVDLRTGRTQWEGVASGVPIDGDDRSLLVRGTADAGELALLDMATGATRWTAPDPGLSGTSASWRSSVTGRLVVVSGAVEERLVVLVHDVSTGRQLGRYPGWLAGVGDDWVAVSHSGGPGGIALDLYAF; the protein is encoded by the coding sequence TTGTCGCCGTCGCACCGTCCACCCCGTTGGAGTCTGGCAGGGGCAGCCCTGAGCCTGCTCGTCGGGCTCGCCGCCTGCACCGGGCCCCGGGCGGAGCCGCCCGAGCGGCCGGCGCCACGGGTCGAGGTGACCCAGGAGAGCCTGCGCGGCAGTGAGACCGGAGCGGAGCGGCAGGGCCCGGAGCCAGCCTGGTCGGTGACGGCCGGCCGGCTCGACCAGCCGTTGGCGCAGGTCGGCCAGCTAATCCTGGTGCCCGACGGGCGCGAACTGCGGGCGGTGGACCGCTCCACGGGTCAGGACCGGTGGCGTCACCCGTTCCCGGGGAGCTACCAGTACGCGGTTGCCGGCAGCCTGATCGTCGTCAGCGCCAGCAACGGAGGGCCGCTGGAGGTGCTCGACGCGGCCACCGGCGTCACCCGCTGGCGGGCCGAGGACACCCAGAGCGTCGTCGTCCAGCAACAGGTCGTGTACGACCGGGAGTGCGTCGGCACCGGACGGTCGGCGAAGTGTGTCGTCATCGCCCGGGACGTGCGGGACGGTCGCCAACTGTGGAAACTGCCCGCCGACCGGTTCGCCCGGGTGACCGACGAGGCGCTCGGTGTCCGGATGCCGTATGCCGCGCCCGCCGGGCGGTACGTGGCGGTGCGGCTGAACGAGCGTACCTACACCACCGTCGCGGCCACCACCGGCAAGGCCGGCGCCGGACGGTTGCCGAGCCGGGCCTGGCACGGCTTCGTCGCCGACGGCCTGCTGGTGACCACCGACCACGATCCGCCCCGGGGCGACCGGCGGTGCACGGTCAGCATCGCCACCGTCAACGCGGCCACTGGCACCAGAGGCTGGTCCGGCGAGGTCTTCAGCGGGCGTCGCGAGGACGGGGAGTGCGCCAAGCGACTTGCGCACGACCGCAGTGGGCTGACCCTGATCGGGGCCGGCACCCGGCTCGTCGCGGTCACCGCCGCCGGCCGGCCCCAGGTGGTCGACCTGCGGACCGGCAGGACGCAGTGGGAGGGTGTCGCCTCCGGCGTGCCGATCGACGGCGACGACCGGTCCCTGCTGGTGCGGGGCACCGCCGACGCGGGCGAGCTGGCCCTGCTCGACATGGCCACCGGCGCGACGCGGTGGACCGCGCCGGACCCGGGTTTGTCCGGCACCTCGGCTAGCTGGCGGTCGAGCGTGACCGGACGCCTCGTGGTGGTCAGCGGCGCGGTAGAGGAACGACTGGTCGTGCTCGTCCACGATGTGTCGACCGGTCGCCAACTCGGCCGGTACCCTGGTTGGCTAGCCGGGGTCGGGGACGACTGGGTCGCGGTCAGCCACTCCGGGGGACCGGGCGGGATCGCCCTGGACCTGTACGCCTTCTGA
- a CDS encoding class I SAM-dependent methyltransferase → MQDVVDPVAHNRAAWDKYVDEGNEWSRPVSAEDVERARMGDWSIVLIGREPVDRSWLPADVTGKDVLCLASGGGQQGPILAAAGARVTVFDNSPRQLGQDQMVAARDGLELRTVLGDMRDLSAFGDETFDVVFHPVSNLFVPDLAPVWRGCFRVLRPGGTLLVGFLNPDVYLFDHEALDERGELVVVHKLPYSDVTQYSAEERATKFGADAPLEYSHTLTDQIGGQLAAGFVLTGFAEAPDQSNASAQYMSNYFATLAVKPG, encoded by the coding sequence ATGCAGGACGTTGTCGACCCCGTTGCCCATAATCGGGCAGCCTGGGACAAGTATGTCGATGAGGGCAACGAGTGGTCGAGGCCGGTGAGTGCTGAGGATGTCGAACGCGCCCGCATGGGCGACTGGTCGATTGTCCTCATCGGGCGTGAGCCAGTAGACCGCTCCTGGCTGCCGGCGGACGTGACCGGCAAGGACGTGTTGTGCCTGGCCTCCGGCGGTGGCCAGCAGGGTCCGATCCTCGCTGCCGCAGGGGCGCGGGTCACCGTCTTCGACAACTCGCCCCGCCAGCTCGGCCAGGACCAGATGGTGGCGGCGCGCGACGGACTGGAGCTGCGCACCGTCCTAGGCGACATGCGCGACCTCAGCGCCTTTGGCGACGAAACATTCGACGTCGTATTCCACCCGGTCTCGAACCTATTCGTACCAGACTTGGCACCAGTGTGGCGTGGGTGCTTCCGCGTCCTGCGGCCGGGCGGAACTCTGCTCGTGGGCTTCCTAAACCCTGATGTGTACTTGTTCGACCACGAGGCGCTCGACGAGCGCGGAGAGCTAGTCGTCGTGCACAAGCTGCCCTACAGCGATGTCACGCAGTACTCCGCCGAGGAACGCGCCACGAAGTTCGGCGCGGATGCCCCTCTTGAATACAGTCACACCCTCACCGACCAGATCGGCGGGCAACTCGCCGCGGGGTTCGTCCTCACCGGCTTCGCAGAAGCACCGGACCAATCCAACGCATCCGCTCAATACATGTCGAACTATTTTGCGACTCTGGCGGTCAAGCCGGGCTGA
- a CDS encoding RtcB family protein — translation MSFTPLPGTRAPVRVWTDPYAIEAQALRQLRNIGALPWVEGVAVMPDVHFGKGATVGSVIAMRQAVSPAAVGVDIGCGMSAVRTSLTASDLPDDLAPLRSAIEAAIPVGFAKHDRMVDPRRVRGLEQRGWDDFWGRFDDLDRRVRQLKDRAQHQMGTLGGGNHFIEVCLEQGGDDEGRVWLMLHSGSRNIGKELAERHMAVARGLPHNTDLPDRDLAVFLAGTPEMDAYRRDLWWAQEYARRNRAVMLALLCDVVRTHLPQVRYDEPISCHHNYVAEETYDGVEVLVTRKGAIRAGAGDLGIIPGSMGTGSYIVRGRGNPDAYCSASHGAGRRMSRGQAKRTFTTDDLAAQTAGVECRKDPGVVDEIPGAYKDIVEVMAQQEDLVDVVAHLKQVVCVKG, via the coding sequence ATGAGCTTCACCCCGCTGCCCGGCACCCGGGCCCCGGTCCGGGTCTGGACCGACCCGTACGCCATCGAGGCGCAGGCCCTGCGGCAGCTGCGCAACATCGGCGCGCTGCCCTGGGTGGAAGGCGTCGCGGTGATGCCCGACGTCCACTTCGGCAAGGGCGCGACGGTCGGTTCGGTGATCGCGATGCGCCAGGCGGTCTCCCCGGCGGCCGTCGGTGTGGACATCGGCTGCGGCATGTCCGCGGTACGCACCTCGCTGACCGCGTCGGACCTGCCGGACGACCTCGCCCCGCTGCGCAGCGCGATCGAGGCGGCCATCCCGGTCGGCTTCGCCAAGCACGACCGGATGGTCGACCCGCGTCGGGTACGCGGCCTGGAGCAGCGCGGCTGGGACGACTTCTGGGGCCGATTCGACGACCTCGACCGGCGGGTCCGGCAGCTCAAGGACCGGGCCCAGCACCAGATGGGCACCCTCGGCGGCGGCAACCACTTCATCGAGGTCTGCCTGGAGCAGGGCGGCGACGACGAGGGTCGGGTCTGGCTGATGCTGCACTCCGGCTCCCGCAACATCGGCAAGGAACTGGCCGAGCGGCACATGGCGGTGGCCCGGGGCCTGCCGCACAACACCGACCTGCCCGACCGGGACCTGGCGGTCTTCCTCGCCGGCACCCCGGAGATGGACGCCTACCGGCGGGACCTGTGGTGGGCCCAGGAGTACGCCCGGCGCAACCGGGCCGTCATGCTCGCGCTGCTCTGCGACGTGGTGCGGACGCACCTGCCGCAGGTCCGCTACGACGAGCCGATCTCCTGCCACCACAACTACGTCGCCGAGGAGACGTACGACGGCGTGGAGGTGCTGGTGACCCGGAAGGGCGCGATCCGGGCCGGCGCCGGCGACCTCGGCATCATCCCCGGTTCGATGGGCACCGGCTCGTACATCGTGCGCGGACGGGGGAACCCGGACGCGTACTGCTCCGCCTCGCACGGGGCGGGCCGGCGGATGTCGCGCGGCCAGGCCAAGCGGACCTTCACCACCGACGACCTGGCCGCCCAGACCGCCGGGGTGGAGTGCCGAAAGGACCCCGGGGTGGTCGACGAGATCCCCGGCGCCTACAAGGACATCGTCGAGGTGATGGCGCAGCAGGAGGACCTGGTCGACGTGGTCGCCCACCTCAAGCAGGTGGTCTGCGTCAAGGGCTGA
- a CDS encoding peptidylprolyl isomerase produces MSRTPRPPSAAPARTRLLGGVLVAGALLGAVGVAVPAGAAEPARTTPGPCGYTATPDDPPARKVPLPPDPRRTPDHGTVRVTLRTNQGPIPLVLDREQAPCTVQSFLHLVRHRFYDDTSCHRLTAYPTLKVLQCGDPSGTGAGGPGYRYADELPTDLPPVPTDPTGERRLYARGTLAMANAGPDTNGSQFFLVQSDSTLRPNYTVFGSIEPAGLATLDRIAAAGIAPTDEDPAPVDGAPAVPVDIDRAVRRH; encoded by the coding sequence GTGTCGCGCACACCCCGACCACCATCCGCCGCCCCCGCCCGGACCCGACTCCTCGGCGGCGTCCTGGTCGCCGGGGCGCTGCTCGGCGCCGTCGGCGTCGCCGTGCCGGCCGGCGCGGCCGAGCCCGCCCGGACCACGCCCGGCCCGTGCGGCTACACCGCCACACCGGACGACCCGCCCGCCCGGAAGGTCCCGCTGCCCCCGGACCCGCGCCGCACCCCCGACCACGGGACCGTCCGGGTCACGCTGCGCACCAACCAGGGCCCGATCCCGCTGGTCCTCGACCGTGAGCAGGCCCCCTGCACCGTGCAGAGCTTCCTGCACCTCGTCCGGCACCGCTTCTACGACGACACCTCCTGCCACCGGCTCACCGCGTACCCGACGCTGAAGGTGTTGCAGTGCGGCGACCCGTCCGGCACCGGCGCGGGTGGCCCCGGCTACCGGTACGCCGACGAACTCCCCACCGACCTGCCGCCCGTCCCGACCGACCCGACCGGTGAGCGTCGCCTCTACGCCCGGGGCACCCTGGCCATGGCCAACGCCGGCCCGGACACCAACGGCAGCCAGTTCTTCCTGGTCCAGTCCGACTCGACGCTGCGGCCGAACTACACCGTCTTCGGCTCGATCGAGCCGGCCGGACTGGCCACCCTGGACCGGATCGCCGCCGCCGGCATCGCGCCGACCGACGAGGACCCCGCCCCCGTCGACGGCGCGCCCGCCGTGCCGGTCGACATCGACCGGGCGGTCCGCCGGCACTGA